The Sebastes fasciatus isolate fSebFas1 chromosome 13, fSebFas1.pri, whole genome shotgun sequence genome includes a region encoding these proteins:
- the pirt gene encoding phosphoinositide-interacting protein has product MSGSPENIPLGECTLSQSRDQLTPPSRTESTVFSMSRSDSVWTTETSRSSKCEEFWFAIHLMSTGGSFLACGIIISGLWFAGHCRKVTNILGPALLSIGLMVFVVGVVLIPVTKQNRKQNIKKPMTYYRQPQFNL; this is encoded by the coding sequence ATGTCAGGCAGTCCAGAGAACATCCCCCTGGGAGAGTGCACCCTCTCCCAGTCCAGGGACCAGCTGACGCCCCCGAGCCGCACAGAGAGCACCGTGTTCAGCATGTCCCGCAGCGATTCCGTCTGGACCACGGAGACGTCTCGCAGCAGTAAGTGTGAAGAATTCTGGTTCGCCATCCACCTAATGTCCACCGGGGGCAGCTTCCTGGCATGCGGCATCATCATCAGCGGCCTCTGGTTCGCCGGCCACTGCAGGAAGGTGACAAACATCCTGGGACCGGCCCTGCTGTCCATCGGGCTGATGGTCTTTGTGGTGGGCGTGGTCCTGATCCCAGTCACCAAGCAGAACAGGAAGCAGAATATAAAGAAGCCCATGACTTACTACAGGCAACCCCAGTTCAACCTGTGA
- the tmem238l gene encoding transmembrane protein 238, whose protein sequence is MAQIKYIGLCVSAFMLAVALDVGGVVLLFVGIFANLRLDGRFYGDFLIYTGSLLIFSSLASWIIWYIGNVQLDEDDDGKKKKKRSSIVQLARKLSERLSQKLKPRVKYVEDGEECSSSQVSSPADAAHKASRVTWGRSTAYHNEGYDDCLDSVEKNMELEPEDKPEI, encoded by the coding sequence ATGGCTCAGATAAAGTACATAGGATTATGCGTGTCTGCATTTATGTTAGCCGTCGCACTCGACGTCGGCGGTGTGGTTCTGCTCTTTGTCGGTATCTTCGCCAACCTGCGCCTCGACGGCCGCTTCTACGGCGACTTCTTGATCTACACCGGCTCTCTGCTCATCTTCAGCAGCCTGGCCTCCTGGATCATCTGGTACATTGGCAACGTGCAGCTGGACGAGGACGACGacgggaagaagaagaagaagaggagcagcaTCGTGCAGCTGGCCAGGAAACTCTCCGAGAGGTTGAGCCAGAAGCTGAAACCACGCGTGAAATATGTGGAGGATGGTGaggagtgcagcagcagccaggtgAGCTCACCTGCTGATGCTGCACATAAAGCCAGCAGGGTGACCTGGGGCAGATCCACAGCCTACCACAATGAAGGCTACGATGActgtctggactctgtggagaagAATATGGAGCTTGAACCAGAGGACAAACCAGAGATCTGA